Proteins from a single region of Natrialbaceae archaeon AArc-T1-2:
- a CDS encoding DNA primase yields the protein MTWRRATREEIYRYYAEEFPSYRDELPSFITSKGPKQYALAFRDPHPVRKDGVPDKDFIRRDTWQTNVSGERTTAAFHDFDDVLEFIRHPARNDPLGRSDFALADPDLLDKPNPCPDAVYYALDHWEQPWVLLVDIDAKTIARERATQAASDEDVSRDSEKLLEAAGILEADPAGYSYSFEDIERAIEYGFEVREIFEDDFNAEETMVVYSGQGVHVYLLDTDPAHRYDAKSREVLNDLLQDAYEIPIDPVVTADRRRVARLPYSLHADVCSIVTPIESPNFDVRSATPEVLQS from the coding sequence ATGACGTGGCGCCGAGCAACCCGCGAAGAGATCTACAGGTACTACGCCGAGGAGTTCCCCTCGTACCGTGACGAACTCCCGTCGTTCATCACATCGAAGGGGCCGAAACAGTACGCACTCGCGTTTCGAGACCCTCACCCGGTCCGGAAAGATGGAGTCCCAGACAAGGACTTCATCCGACGAGACACGTGGCAGACGAACGTCTCAGGTGAGCGGACCACGGCGGCGTTCCACGACTTCGACGACGTCCTCGAGTTCATCCGCCATCCTGCACGGAACGATCCACTCGGCCGGAGTGACTTCGCACTCGCGGATCCCGACTTACTCGACAAACCAAACCCGTGTCCTGATGCGGTCTACTACGCCCTCGATCACTGGGAACAGCCGTGGGTGCTTCTCGTCGATATCGACGCAAAAACGATAGCACGAGAGCGAGCAACGCAAGCAGCATCAGACGAGGATGTTTCGAGGGATAGCGAGAAACTGCTCGAGGCCGCGGGGATTCTCGAAGCAGACCCAGCAGGCTACTCGTATTCCTTCGAGGATATCGAACGGGCCATCGAGTACGGCTTCGAGGTGCGAGAGATCTTCGAGGACGACTTCAACGCCGAGGAGACAATGGTGGTGTACAGCGGTCAGGGCGTTCACGTCTATCTCCTCGATACTGATCCCGCTCATCGGTACGATGCCAAGAGTCGAGAAGTGCTGAACGACCTTCTGCAAGACGCTTACGAGATACCCATCGATCCCGTGGTTACCGCCGACCGTCGGAGGGTCGCCCGACTCCCCTACTCGTTGCACGCTGATGTCTGTAGTATCGTCACGCCGATCGAGAGCCCGAACTTCGACGTTCGGTCTGCGACACCGGAGGTGCTCCAGTCATGA
- a CDS encoding ATP-binding protein — MSNDEYLKVTPTSGSLRRSDIPATLESLHKLSNPAAESFWSRLSPRVDTAPPTFEFLAASAGPDEPVEFYYGVNQEEHLNTLEKRLQSIYPTTFTVARTELDLEPMLGLQTEVSNEDTSEQAEQEISDGERSADLAESNLEEIDENDGGDERIEYTPFGVEWLGKAGRKTDWMTTITPFVIDEPDEEYESECPPLSAVVEVLHEMTVPTVYQILWQRKPDWRDDAEIRQSNLKEGRDTWSEEFIGSWFEPVDADPADRELSRETEDRIQRIDSKHPRRTFTVNARAVAMARPDETDIRAELDQLKASLDPLDGPFYELSGRRVREKGFLDRQKAKRAQRHLKRVLTAEIVTGGRKKRLDLVFNADELANLVVVPSGDDLTVEGSRGARSEQRSRNPLPRPNPDLMAQFREGMAIGYALDENSTIQPDPIRIPPNLLTRHYGRFASTGAGKSKAIINDALSLRETTGGPVIIVDPKGDGMCANYLRCHYERFSGLDNTYQFCVPETLPAFSFFDIRSTLEAGWRREDAIQDKVDHFHDIMRMVMGRKQYEQAFVANEILSYLIKALFDEEYGSDAFGLDDLFAAALQMQRERTVPPVAAENQNVEESLTRHFEKDDRQFQVSMDAVGNRLDKLREDAHLRRIFSHVPEQGDDDEYVDNRFDFREFLEENATILFDLGDLRPEAQRAITLLLLSNLWDAVRVRRRDGETDYENLTNLIIEEAAPVASTKLVSEQLLPQGRSFGLSMGLVMQFPGQVRNRSERAYDEVLNNIKTKLIGNISIERDLAESLAHEDLSPTDLRNRINTLPSGEWIAQLPSPSFGETGPAPFSVKPLPIAAGHPESDEPLSVEQEDHFETVAIPRLSERTQSQYGLAEASGESEAADNEGWGSRSNDARSTSAESASSVDSTQSSFIGQATSGSAASEEGEKEADTTNSLFGDPEPTESEEPAAEAEETTIDENGSSPLQSPVQAGGVTVPDDELRRRRLTHDDVRFLTRILDVMNGDSTDHTLLGSMSAFKNDFDDLDVQRLVDQDLLEEGRACGRKYYTVLPAGRELLGQKLKVGPGQGDIGEKTPHKVGVKLLELWLEARDDVEKVEPYYEYDEETVFDVAGLDADGELVWVGEAELASNNKHAPVDDYDKQSRVDANVVWAFNRRETAVEVLDHLAEADRIESSVSGRAARSFSDIREAVESFDAAGLTTIRSFNKLDQEFNS; from the coding sequence ATGAGTAACGACGAGTATCTAAAAGTAACGCCAACGTCGGGATCACTCCGCCGGTCGGATATTCCAGCCACCCTTGAGAGCCTTCATAAGCTGTCGAACCCAGCGGCAGAGAGTTTCTGGAGCCGGCTGAGTCCCAGAGTGGACACAGCTCCACCGACGTTCGAATTCCTCGCTGCCTCTGCAGGTCCTGATGAACCAGTAGAGTTCTACTATGGGGTCAACCAGGAAGAACACCTCAACACACTTGAAAAGCGCCTCCAATCGATTTACCCGACCACGTTCACCGTGGCGCGAACAGAACTCGATCTTGAGCCGATGCTCGGATTGCAGACGGAAGTCTCGAACGAAGATACCTCCGAACAAGCGGAGCAGGAGATTTCGGACGGCGAACGTTCGGCTGATCTGGCCGAGTCCAACTTGGAAGAGATCGATGAGAATGATGGAGGCGATGAACGGATAGAGTACACACCGTTTGGTGTCGAATGGCTCGGTAAAGCCGGACGCAAAACTGACTGGATGACGACGATCACGCCGTTTGTGATCGACGAGCCCGATGAAGAGTACGAGTCAGAGTGCCCACCACTGTCTGCCGTTGTCGAAGTACTCCATGAGATGACGGTGCCGACCGTCTATCAAATTCTCTGGCAACGCAAACCCGACTGGCGAGACGACGCTGAAATCCGCCAGTCGAATCTCAAAGAGGGGCGCGATACGTGGTCAGAAGAGTTCATTGGCTCATGGTTTGAGCCTGTAGACGCTGATCCTGCCGATCGGGAACTGTCTCGGGAGACAGAAGACCGGATTCAGCGGATCGACAGCAAACACCCGCGGCGAACGTTTACGGTCAATGCACGGGCGGTTGCGATGGCCCGACCAGATGAGACCGATATTCGGGCGGAACTCGACCAGTTGAAGGCTTCGTTGGATCCGCTTGATGGCCCGTTCTACGAACTCTCCGGTCGGCGCGTTCGAGAGAAAGGATTCCTCGATCGGCAGAAAGCCAAACGAGCGCAGCGCCATCTCAAACGAGTTCTCACTGCCGAAATCGTCACTGGGGGCCGGAAAAAGCGGTTAGATCTTGTGTTCAATGCAGATGAACTCGCGAATTTGGTCGTTGTTCCAAGCGGTGACGATTTGACGGTCGAGGGCTCTCGTGGAGCGCGTTCAGAACAGCGCAGTCGCAATCCACTGCCACGACCGAATCCCGATTTGATGGCACAGTTCCGTGAGGGGATGGCGATCGGGTATGCACTTGATGAAAATAGTACCATCCAACCAGACCCGATACGGATTCCGCCAAATCTCTTAACCAGACACTACGGCAGGTTTGCATCAACTGGGGCCGGAAAGTCGAAAGCCATCATCAATGATGCGCTGTCTCTCAGGGAGACGACAGGTGGGCCAGTTATTATCGTCGATCCGAAAGGCGATGGGATGTGTGCGAACTATCTTCGCTGTCACTACGAACGGTTCAGCGGATTGGACAACACCTATCAGTTCTGCGTTCCCGAAACCCTCCCTGCTTTCTCTTTCTTCGATATCCGTTCGACACTTGAAGCGGGGTGGAGGCGCGAGGATGCGATCCAAGACAAGGTCGATCACTTCCACGACATCATGCGGATGGTCATGGGTCGTAAACAGTACGAACAGGCATTCGTCGCCAACGAAATCCTCAGCTACCTCATCAAGGCGCTCTTCGACGAGGAATACGGTAGTGACGCTTTCGGCCTCGATGATCTCTTTGCGGCTGCACTCCAGATGCAACGCGAGCGGACAGTCCCTCCTGTCGCTGCGGAGAACCAAAATGTCGAGGAGTCGCTTACGCGCCACTTCGAGAAAGATGACCGTCAATTCCAAGTGTCGATGGATGCCGTCGGGAACCGCCTCGATAAACTCAGAGAAGACGCGCACCTACGACGTATCTTCAGTCACGTTCCGGAACAGGGCGATGACGATGAATACGTCGACAACCGATTCGACTTCCGCGAGTTCCTCGAGGAAAATGCCACGATCTTGTTCGACTTGGGTGATCTCCGGCCGGAGGCTCAGCGAGCAATTACCCTCCTCCTGTTGAGTAACCTCTGGGACGCGGTGCGGGTGCGCCGACGTGATGGGGAGACAGACTACGAAAATCTCACCAACCTCATCATCGAGGAGGCAGCTCCCGTCGCCTCAACGAAACTCGTTTCCGAGCAACTGCTTCCCCAGGGTCGGTCGTTTGGCCTGAGCATGGGACTGGTGATGCAGTTCCCCGGACAGGTCAGGAATCGAAGCGAGCGTGCCTACGACGAGGTCCTCAACAACATCAAAACGAAGCTCATCGGGAACATCTCCATCGAGCGCGACCTCGCCGAGTCGTTGGCCCACGAAGACCTGAGCCCGACTGACCTTCGAAATCGGATCAACACGCTCCCCAGCGGAGAGTGGATTGCCCAACTCCCAAGCCCGTCATTCGGGGAGACAGGTCCAGCCCCGTTCTCGGTGAAGCCGCTCCCGATAGCAGCCGGCCATCCAGAGAGCGACGAACCGCTCTCTGTCGAACAGGAGGACCACTTCGAGACCGTGGCCATCCCTCGGCTGTCGGAGCGAACACAGAGCCAGTACGGACTTGCTGAGGCCTCAGGCGAATCGGAGGCAGCCGACAATGAAGGATGGGGAAGTAGATCAAACGATGCACGGTCGACATCCGCAGAATCGGCTAGCTCTGTGGACTCGACGCAGTCGTCGTTCATCGGACAGGCAACCAGTGGTTCAGCAGCCAGCGAAGAGGGAGAGAAAGAAGCGGACACCACCAACTCACTGTTTGGAGATCCTGAGCCAACTGAGTCTGAAGAGCCAGCCGCTGAAGCGGAGGAGACAACTATCGATGAGAACGGATCGTCGCCATTACAGTCGCCAGTACAGGCTGGTGGTGTAACCGTCCCAGATGACGAGCTTCGACGGCGCAGGCTTACTCACGACGACGTCCGATTCCTGACTCGCATCCTCGACGTGATGAATGGTGACTCCACGGACCACACGCTCTTGGGTTCGATGAGTGCGTTCAAGAACGACTTTGACGACTTGGACGTGCAACGGCTCGTCGATCAAGACCTGCTGGAGGAAGGACGAGCGTGCGGTCGGAAGTATTACACCGTCCTTCCGGCAGGGCGTGAACTGCTCGGCCAGAAGCTCAAGGTCGGCCCTGGTCAGGGGGATATCGGTGAGAAGACGCCGCACAAGGTTGGTGTGAAACTGCTCGAACTGTGGTTAGAAGCCCGCGACGATGTCGAGAAGGTCGAACCATACTACGAGTACGATGAGGAGACGGTGTTCGACGTTGCCGGTCTCGATGCTGACGGAGAACTCGTGTGGGTCGGTGAAGCCGAACTCGCGAGTAACAACAAACACGCGCCAGTCGACGACTACGACAAGCAGAGTCGGGTTGACGCAAACGTTGTTTGGGCGTTCAACAGACGCGAGACCGCCGTCGAGGTATTAGACCATCTCGCAGAGGCCGATCGAATAGAAAGCAGTGTGAGCGGGCGTGCAGCCCGATCGTTCTCCGACATTCGGGAGGCCGTCGAATCGTTCGACGCAGCCGGTCTGACGACGATTCGGAGCTTCAACAAACTCGATCAGGAGTTCAATTCATGA
- a CDS encoding VirB4 family type IV secretion system protein, whose product MIEALPDPGTQAGLALYIGATALLTLLAKVGWDRWRAEDVEEVELADLLEETTVEDGLEEGEILDDIAEHHQHVVAPAAIEWDTRTARVGDQWTSTLYIADYPDYPKDGYLTELFELTDVEFDLTVHITPKSQQQARDELQRVADDLQADADLESTVRGSYLQERANEALSTYKSVENGSRVFKQGMFITVRAESRDELRDAVRTVRSRLREQPAGLSPKTAICKQDLAIQAAAPIGPNPFGREATALGGAVGALLASPHNATILEDGGVEFGVHWKNQSPVVIDPFARENGYAMFTIGDPGSGKSFGSKQNFIRSIEQSEDRIGIILEPLNNWAGVAEALGGERITIGGEMGLNPLEIKPTPERVQRAMGKDASPYREKLDSVMSFLSNYFALRGITLGDRRTTLETAIERAYSRNGITDDIATHHNESPTMRDVLDILEEMVETPTEYVVRTDEEATKIGEDATWLIDQLRPFAEDGRYENLGRETEFDIRDEKVIYLDLAQQEGSLGGSTSLIMQLLISLVYERAKETDKEVVFVIDEARYIMQDAASLEYLEIVFRHHRHHNLSIRLVTQTVDEFFQHPESEAIIDQCAIKQFHHLDGMDREWANEFGLNSAQMRFVQEAVPGNDRTGYSEALVGVDGEWRGIEVRAMEDETAVIDFDPKSQSQAELPGRSADTPTGRSMNTDPATSHQISTPPQTDGGEHGGESDYE is encoded by the coding sequence ATGATCGAGGCACTCCCCGATCCAGGGACGCAGGCTGGGCTTGCCCTTTACATCGGTGCAACGGCATTGCTCACGCTTCTCGCGAAGGTGGGGTGGGATCGTTGGCGAGCTGAAGACGTCGAAGAAGTCGAACTCGCGGACCTCCTCGAGGAGACGACCGTCGAAGACGGCCTCGAGGAAGGTGAGATCCTCGACGACATCGCCGAACATCACCAACACGTCGTCGCGCCGGCGGCGATCGAGTGGGATACACGTACTGCTCGAGTCGGTGACCAATGGACGTCCACACTCTACATCGCTGACTACCCGGATTACCCGAAAGACGGCTATCTGACCGAACTCTTCGAGCTCACGGACGTCGAGTTCGATCTGACGGTCCATATCACCCCAAAGAGCCAGCAGCAAGCTCGAGACGAGCTCCAGCGAGTGGCTGACGACCTCCAGGCCGATGCTGACCTCGAGAGTACTGTTCGCGGGAGCTATCTTCAGGAGCGGGCTAATGAGGCGCTCTCGACGTACAAGAGCGTCGAGAACGGGAGTCGGGTGTTCAAGCAAGGCATGTTCATCACGGTTCGAGCGGAGTCACGTGACGAGCTTCGTGATGCCGTCCGGACGGTTCGTAGCCGGCTTCGTGAACAACCCGCTGGACTCTCGCCGAAGACGGCCATCTGCAAGCAAGATCTCGCCATCCAGGCTGCAGCTCCGATCGGTCCCAATCCGTTCGGTCGGGAGGCAACAGCACTCGGTGGTGCGGTCGGTGCACTTCTCGCGTCGCCACATAACGCCACGATCCTCGAGGACGGCGGCGTCGAGTTTGGCGTTCACTGGAAGAACCAGAGCCCGGTCGTGATCGACCCGTTCGCTCGAGAGAACGGCTATGCGATGTTCACGATCGGCGACCCTGGTTCTGGCAAATCGTTCGGCTCGAAACAGAACTTCATCCGCTCGATCGAGCAAAGCGAGGACCGTATTGGGATCATCCTCGAGCCATTGAACAACTGGGCCGGTGTCGCCGAAGCCCTCGGTGGTGAGCGAATCACGATCGGCGGGGAGATGGGTCTGAACCCACTTGAAATCAAGCCGACTCCCGAGCGTGTGCAGCGGGCGATGGGCAAGGACGCCAGTCCGTATCGTGAAAAGCTCGATAGCGTGATGAGCTTCCTCTCGAACTATTTCGCGCTCCGAGGAATCACACTTGGTGACCGCCGGACAACGTTGGAGACCGCGATCGAGCGTGCCTATTCACGCAACGGGATCACCGACGATATCGCGACTCATCACAACGAGAGCCCGACGATGCGGGATGTCCTCGATATCCTCGAGGAGATGGTCGAGACACCGACGGAGTACGTCGTACGGACGGACGAGGAAGCGACGAAGATTGGCGAAGACGCGACGTGGCTTATCGATCAGCTGCGACCGTTCGCAGAAGACGGCCGGTACGAGAATCTAGGCCGAGAGACCGAATTCGATATCCGCGACGAGAAGGTGATCTATCTCGACCTCGCCCAGCAGGAGGGCAGTCTCGGTGGGAGCACGAGTCTCATCATGCAGTTGCTGATCTCGTTAGTCTACGAGCGCGCAAAGGAGACGGACAAAGAGGTCGTCTTCGTCATCGACGAGGCACGCTACATCATGCAGGATGCGGCGAGTCTCGAGTACCTCGAGATTGTCTTCCGACATCATCGTCACCACAACCTCTCGATCCGACTCGTTACCCAGACTGTCGACGAGTTCTTCCAGCATCCAGAGTCCGAGGCGATCATCGACCAATGTGCGATCAAGCAGTTCCACCATCTCGATGGAATGGACCGCGAATGGGCCAACGAGTTTGGCCTCAATTCGGCACAGATGCGCTTCGTCCAGGAGGCTGTTCCCGGCAATGACCGGACGGGCTATTCGGAGGCGCTCGTCGGCGTCGACGGTGAGTGGCGGGGAATCGAAGTTCGAGCGATGGAAGACGAGACGGCAGTGATCGACTTCGATCCAAAATCCCAGTCACAGGCTGAGTTGCCAGGCCGTTCAGCAGACACACCTACAGGGCGATCTATGAATACTGATCCAGCAACCTCACACCAAATATCAACTCCACCACAGACTGATGGCGGTGAGCACGGAGGTGAGTCGGATTATGAGTAA